A stretch of DNA from Telopea speciosissima isolate NSW1024214 ecotype Mountain lineage chromosome 5, Tspe_v1, whole genome shotgun sequence:
ACTTGAGCAGTAACGGTtagctcttcttctctctctctctctctgcccaATATGTAAGTAAATATAAGGAAAAAAAGCCCAAGTTTTACAAGTGGCATTGAAAAATCTTCAGCTACTCTTGGTCAGTAAAACATAACCACCAGTTCAGAATTCGTGACAAATCCATCTCTCTCCCTCGGAGATGGCGTCTCCACCCTCGGATCAACTTCTACTTCGTACAGCAGCAACGACGACGTCGACGGCAACAGGCACGGCTAAGCCCCAATTTCGCAACAAATCCTCCTCCACTCTTACCGACGGcattattttcattggaggagcCATGGCGGCTATGCTACTCGTTTGGGTTCTATGGTCTTTCGTAGACCATCCCGGCCCTAATAACTTTTCTACGTCAGTTGCCGACCCAAAGACCACCACAACCACGGCCTCGGAGGTCTTCACCGCGAAGTATGACTGCAGTATTAACCTACGCCACGACCCACCATCTCCCACCTTTTACGACGACCCCAACCTCATCTACTCCGTAGGCGGAGGGGAACCCATGAAAAACTGGGACGAGAAACGGCGAGAATGGCTGAAGCAACACCCGTCGTTCGCTGCCGGAGTGGAGGATCGAATCCTGCTAGTGACGGGGTCGCAGCCGTCGCCTTGCCGTAACCCGATAGGCGACCACCTGCTGCTGAGGTTCTTCAAGAACAAAGTGGACTACTGCAGGATCCACGGGTACGACATCTTCTACAACAACGCGCTGCTCCACCTGGAGATGAGCTCCTACTGGGCGAAGATACCGGTGGTGAAGGCGGCGATGTTGGCTCATCCGGAGGCGGAATGGATATGGTGGGTGGACTCGGACGCTGCGTTCACGGACATGGAGTTCAAGCTTCCACTGGACAGGTATAGGGAGCACAACCTGGTGGTTCACGGGTGGGCCAACCTGATATACGAAACCAAGGAGCCGAGCTGGGTGGGCTTGAACGCCGGAGTGTTCTTGATTCGGAACTGCCAGTGGTCCATGGACCTAATGGAGGAATGGGCCTCCATGGGTCCACAGACGCCGGCGTACAAGGAGTGGGGCCAGAAGCTGAGATCCACCTTCAAGGACAAGCTGTTCCCGGAGTCGGACGATCAGTCGGGTCTGCTGTACCTGATGCTGAAAGGGAAGCAGCGTTGGGCGGAGCGGATCTACCTAGAGAACCAGTACTACTTCGAGGGTTATTGGGTGGAGATCATGGGGACACTGGAGCGTATCGGAGAGCGATACGAGGAGATGGAAAGGAGGATGAGACTGTTGAGGAGACGACACGCGGAGAAGGTGAGCGAGCACTACGGGGAAGCGTGGGAGTCGTACCTAGAGCTGGAGCGGGAGCGGGACGGGAACGGCGGCAAGGGTAGCTGGAGACGACCCTTCATCACGCACTTCACCGGGTGTCAGCCCTGCAGTGGTGATCACAACCAGATGTACGCAGGGGAGAGCTGCTGGCAGGGGATGGAGAAGGCCCTCAACTTCGCCGACAATCAGGTGCTTCGCAGCTTTGGTTTCGTGCATACTCACCTACTGAATTCCTCCTCCGTGTCGCCTCTGtcgttttgatttgatttgattggattagagaggaagaagataaacATGAGCGGTACAGGGGAAGCCGGGCAGGGGAAGGGGAAATTTAACcatataataaatataaaactaCTTGTATAGTAGTAGTTCTCATCACTTGAGTTGATGAATGAATGGATGGTACAGTGAGATATACTATACAATACTATACAGGGATTCCCTATAATTGTGTTTAAGGGTATGGGGAGTTCCCCTGGCCTGTTCTTCTTATTGAATACTGATAGTAAGTAAAAGTGATCTAATAAGTCAGAGTAACTGagcaatcttcttcttcttcggttcTTTCCTTCACCCTCCacaagacacacacacacagagtcACACGGCACAGGTTAGAGGAGTAAAAGGAAGGAAAACGTGAACCATCCATCCTCAACGTCATAAACTGCTCAAAGCGCGAGTCCCGTTGGGCCGTTGGTTTCATTTTCAGAGAGTCACACTCTCCCAGTCTCACTCAAAACGTAGGAGCAAAGTGTACCCCTAAGTGTCAAAGATCATACAGTCGTGTTATCCTTTTGGTGTCCACACCCAATTTTTTTTCCGATCAGGTTCCTGCTCCGTAGTTGTTCGGTTCCTTTCATACGGGTGGAAATGACAACTTAATCACATGTGAGCATTGTGGTCGGACAGCAGATTAGGTCGTTATTTTCACTTATGAGAGGTACTGGACAACTGTACCAGATAGTAACCTGAGAAGATACACCGGCCACCCGATATTTATCACTTATAAATTGCGTCTTTAGACCTTAGTGGCTTATTATTAGTTCATAGTTTAAAATGGCTAAAGTGTTGTACATCTTCAAATACAGTTGAAAAAGGAAAACGAGAGTGGTCAGTCGTCTTGCTGCTTTTAGGCTTTTCTTTTTGGAGTCCGACCCAACACCTGGCCGACACTCTTACTAGGGTAGAGCTCAGCCAAAGGTGCTTCCAAATTATTAACAATTCGGTTCTTTGATCActtaaatttaattttgagATTTTCCCTTCTTAAAGTTGAAAGTTGGGAATCTTGAGCTCCCTTTTGCTTCAGTATTTAGAGTCAAATCATTTAAATCGTTAAAAGAATGAATTCATTACAaggttgaaattttgtggattaGTAGATGTAGATCTTAATCTTAAAGTTGAATTGCTTGGTTAATGATATACCTAAATATACTCACCCAATGATATCATGCTCCGTCATCATGATTTGGGACAGTCTGataaataaaaatccattgGGTCATACTCAACCATGCTCTAGCTAGGAGTTTGATTATATAACGGCATAATCCACCACATGATGATTGACTAATCCCCCGCTTGATAAGCCGTTGACAGTTACACCATACTCCAATAAGGAATACTCACAATTCCCACTAATCAAGAGTGACTCTCCCAAAAGGGACTTTATGATTGACTCTCCTACCATGGATGGAAGACTCAATTAGCAGGACTCTTCACGATCAACTCCATAAACGGTCTATGCTATATATACCCAGATAGAAACTTAATAGACTCCTCTTGACTGTTGTTATCTAAGTTGTTGCTAGAGAGATCTGACTTAAGCATCTGAGAATCCCTTGCCGATGAAGACTGGCTCTCTTGTGCTTACTCTGTTCATCTATGCTGGCAAACTCGCTGGAAGACCTCCCTTGAtggtttcttgatgcaacacatGTCAAGTTACTTGGACCATCAAGGGTGCATGCCAATAGTAAGACGACTTATCACCCTTCCAAAAAACACCACAAGATATGCAATCCATAAATTCCAAAGTGAACTgtggatgaaaaaaaaaaaaaggttgtaaccaatgcacaaggctcccgcatttAGCAGGGAGCTCCACCCCTAAGACTCACTGTCGCACAAGAGATATCGGATAGGGTATCGCTTTGTTTTGAACGATACCAATACCTATCGATCCATATTGGACATTTTTGCTCTCAaaaatatcaatatcaatattatTTTGACCATTGTACGCTCTGCCCATTATACTATACCATTAATCCATTATCGGTATTGGAGTCGAACAATATCGATATGAATAAGGtcaatatgataccgatacctcaaaccctGATATCACGAATGTTTATCATGTACGGTTCTCTgatcggtgcggttccctagtgcctctcacaagaggagggtggaccccacctgggaagaatgttcggtcaggtgccctgagtgggtcccacccccctcttgtgagaggcactaggaacCACACCgatcagggaaccgtagacgatataAATCCCTGATATCACATGATTTAACCTAACATTTGTCCAACAAAAGGAACTTGATTATAGTTTCTGCAGATAGTAGCTAGGAGCTCCAACCATTGTTATTGAAACGTGAAGGAGATCTCTCATTTAGGACCCATTTTTCCTTCAAGCATGGTCAGGGATTTTCCTTCGACTAGGACCTTCAATCAATGTTGAGAAGGTATTGTACAACCATAAATGTATTATCAACCATTCGTAAATAAGGGGCAATTATTGACAGCCATGGATGACCATGTGGTTCTTCACAgcttggtgaaggaaaactttgccCTCCAATTTGTTGGTTTACCAAATGTAACACTGTAGGTCTCTGGTTTAACAAAAAGACCAAAGCAATTCTAGCTAGTTATTTAACAAAATGAAAACCAAGTCtggatttcaattttaaataaTATTATATCGTGCTGGGGGAGTGTGAGTGTCCTTCCTTCTCATGGTTTACAAAAAAATCACTCGCCACAAAAGAAACCAACTGCATGCCTGCTTATTCCCCCAACTATATTATTTAGATGCATAATAATAACAATAGATCATTGAACCCATCCCCCTTCTGCCTGCCTGCCTGCCTGCCTGCTCGTATATGGAAATGGAAATCAGAGTTCTAAGAGGCCAGGAAAGGACGGCTAGTGACACTCACATTGACTGACTGACTCTCTCAAGTCTTAACACCCTTTTTGTTCTCGCCACCTGAGGTACACCAAACTCGCACGGTAGTGTGTGTAAGCCCCTGCCACGACCAACACATGAAAAACCTGGTGGCTGTGTCCCGCAATATCAAACTTCCCGGGTTTCCACCTCTCGGGGATCCTTGTAACGTAGACCAAGGCTCCAATCCCATAGAAAATCCCCATCAGTATCTCATACCCTGTTGTGTGGAGAGCCTCAGGTTGGTTTCCAAACAAGATTAGCTTGTGCAGTATGGGTGCCACCCCTGACATTCCCATCCCAAAGAAGAGGGATGTTCGAATGTTTCGGAATTCAGGCTTCTGAAAAAACGGGAGGAGAGAAACTATGATTGTCGCAATTCCAAGGATGGTTATGCATCCCAAGTAAAGGTTGCAGAAGAAGGGTTTGCACATGAAAGCGTAGTAGACAGGCGGATAAAAGGAGGTTGAGATGAGGGCAGCAATGCCAGCGTAGTCAAGCCTGAGCATGATGTAAGATAGGCGCTTGGAATGGCAAGACAGAAGGTGGCATGTACTGCTGGCTAAGAGACAGAACATGGCCCCACCCAAGAAGGCAAAGAAAGGCCACCGTGTTATCGGCCGCACCATCAAGGGTGCTATTATATTTGCCATATCCTCTTTCATGCCATGCTGCATTCAACCAAAACATGAACAACAAACACATTATTGCTATGATTCCAGTATCAAAGCAATGGCATCATAATCAGCAATGTAACAGTAGCTTTCTCTTGTGGGCAACTCTGCTCATGTTTAGTATGAATTAGTAAGTCCCATGATATGCATAAAAAAGAAGTAACACTGAGAAAATTAATATATTAGGATGCCCCATATAATGAAAATCATATACAGATAAGAAGTGAAATCTCATGAAATATCTTACATTCTTAGTGTTGCTCAAAATTGAAGCTACTACTGAAGACTGATGCATTACACTACCACTATAACCTAAAAAGTTTTTGGTTTCCAAGGTAAATTACTTCCTCAAAGATTTTTTGAACCCAAAAGAATATACTAGCCTCTGAATTCATGCTTGTCATACGAGGAGatgcaagggggggggggggggaataggtCAAAACATAGTAGGAAATGATAGCACCAATTATTCAAGGTGACTAACTGAAAAATGCCACTATCAGAACTTCATGTTTTCATACAACTttaataaaaggaagaaaatataaaGCTTGTAAAAGTTGACAGACTGGACAAATGCGTCCAGGTtcaagaagaaccaaatctctAATGCTTCGAAGTAGGGGCAGTTTGACAAGGAGAACACCGTACTTCAATGTTTAAACCTCCAAAAAAGACGACATATTATAGAATCATTTCTGGGAAATGTTTAATATGCTAGAAATAACATGACACACAAGGAagaacaataaaaatagttttgtAAGCCACAAATTCTGGGGAATTGATAATGAATGTACCCCACAATCCGTGTAGTTGATtgaatatttcttttttctaagTGGTATTGGCAACTTAGGAAATACCAGCAGTGGCTGGAATTAATTTCtctgatctcttctctcttcctattgattcctcttattcttctctGTTCTTTGTTGTTCTTCAAGTCCCatagttctttttgtttcttcaatcctcttctATCTCATATATGGTTAGAGCAGCAGAGTGTAAAGGCAGGAGGCTCTGTATAGCAGCTATTCTAACAGGTCAGaagtaaacccccccccccctctggcTTGGTCTGGCTATATCCTTTACTGAATTCTTGATTTTCTCTAATTTAATTCATCACATCCTGTTTCTACTCCTTTTCTGCTATcaatttgaattgaaatttcTTGTTTTCTCCTAAGCTTCAGTGTGTATTTCTGCACAGGAATTTATAAATAATCAAAACTTTCAAACTATTAATTGTTAGGATTTTTAATCATTTCTTTCTGTTACCCTTACATATGCTGTTCTACAACTAGAAATCTGACCATAAAACTCATTCATCCAATTACACCTTCATTATGGCTGAGAAATCAGTCGAATTGGAACCAAAGGATTCATCAGCCCTCTAAGTCCACTCAACCATCTGAACTAGGGTATGAAAATCATAGGGTTTCTCCCAAAGCCCAAAATTCTGAATTCCCAATTTTCCAGATTTTCTCTGTTACTGTTCTGTTCATATCTCATCTGACACTCCCTGGTCAGTCCTTATTCGTATTGTAATTCCGTGCAAGGGCTCATCAATCGCTGGCTAAATTTGGTTCTTGTGACCCACTTGCATCATTTGCCATGAGTGGAAGTTATCACATATAGATcgcaattttatttttcaccAAACTTCTTTTCCAGATAAACTAgaacaccccctcccccaaaaaaaatggtcTTCTGGTTACATTTGCATTTATCTTTTTCTAGTTCGGCCCAACTGAACCCTTGAATCCAGCTAGTAACATGTGATTTACTACTAACTCCTAAAATAGTGATTGATAATCCAACATAACTCATCCAAAACGTTAATTTGAtaggggaaagaaaaaggagtGAGGCTGATGCATTACCAAAAGAATAAAGCCTACcaacccatatatatataaaacctgCAGAAATTGATGACTAACAAAAGAGGAAAATGGctcattaaaaacaaaaaagagaaaaaaatttcacGAGGATCTTTAGAACAAGGACATGCGTTGGTGTCTAACACCCTGACTACTCTGTGCGTGTAtgtgtgaaaagaaaaaaaaggtcaGTTCTACTCTTTCCAGAAACTCCAGCAGGTAATTAACTCTCTTTTTTGGTGGTGTTAACATGTGTAACCCAATCAGAGTGATTTTCATGTCAAGTTGTAGGGTTCGTATTAGTATTATTTCCACTACAGAAGGTTTTCAATGAAGTTAAAAATATAGGAGATAATCTAACTTTTCAAGTTGAATTCAGTCACGGTAGCTATTTTGTCATTAATGAATCAGAGGGTATGATGAAGGGCTTCGTAATTAAGTTAATTACTGGAGCTCCTCGGCAGGGTGGCAGctatagtttggttttgtgaaTAGCAAATCCTATTATTGTGTTTAATACAGATCAGACACTTAGTATCAATTGAATGTTCTTTTCAAGCCTAAAGTTTCTTTTACTAGCTGTGCAGATTCATGGTGGACAATGTGGATTTGCTAATCTAACTTAAATGGTGACAGGTATATCTTTATAACCATTTCAGCAGTTTGGCAAAACTGAGTTAAGGAGAAAATGTGTAAAAGATATAAAAGCCAACCAAGTTTTCCTCTTATTGTCCAGTAGGTGTGGATTTTAGATCCACGGCAATTAAATTCTACTCTCTGGCATAATGGTATCACAAACCTTTTGAAGGAATTAACCCTTAGATTTGTCACTgtccatttaaaattttaaattccaAACAAAACCGAAAGGGAGGACTAACTACAAGGAACATCCATCTTATTGTATTGATTAAGTAGAATAAATTCCCTTTTTTCTCTTGCCTTATTTATTTCAAGAATAATAGTAATAactaaacataaaaaagaactaACATGAAGCAGACAAAGCTAAGAAAAATGATATTACCAGAACACAAACATCGGTGTGGTTGCCATTGGAGAATCGCTCAGGCAAGCAGTTACTAAGAAGTTCCACAATGTGCCAACCCGAAGGTGATGGAAGTAAATCCATTGAAGATAAGGAGGACTTCAACTCATCCCGCAGTCTATGCAAATCTGCCATGTTGGGTATGGATGGAATACATGTCAGGAGTTCAGAGTGGATCTTGTGAAGATCAGCCTTCTTCAGCACATCAGGAAAATGTTGAAGAGAGTGAAGATCCACGACCTTTGGAACCTTCATTGCCGTATAAATGGTCAGagcaaggaaaagaaagaaccCAATCAAGTGCCTGAAACAGGAAGTTAAAACACTTAGTAGAGAGACTTTCCGGAGCCAAAATAAGGCCAATCTACTATGCACCAAATATTGAACATGTCATACATGAGAAGTCTAGAAACTTTTAACACAAATATCACAGAGAgaatcaaaattgaacctaTCAAAGCATTTCATCACTGGATAGGAGAACACGACAAAAGCAAGAGCAACAGAACCCGACATAAAGGTGCACCAAAACACAACTTTCTACAGTATGGTTCTTATTCTTCACTTTGTTGCAGTACACAAAAGCAACAAAAGATTAAAACCAAATTAGGAAATGAGTACTGTAGTACAGATCTTGACCACCAATGATAACCACAAGAACAAACTATGAGGAATGAATTCTTAACACTCAACAGCATACTCATAAAGTATGAATTAGAACACAATCGGCATGACCATGCAATTTGATATCCTACATGTATGGTTTGAAACTAAAGCATTCCTTCTCCCTTGAGCTCTTCATAAAGGTCTTCTCCTAGGTTCAACAATTATTCAAATCAGTGCTTCATGAGAAGGGGGAGGAAAAGTTAATATCCATGGCCAAGATGTTCAAGAAAAACAGCAAAAATAGATAAGCACTGGCCAGCAGATGTTAGGTAGATATCAACCATAGTAGGTATGGATGCATGGTCATGCTAACTTCTAGGGGGCAGATTCACCTGTATATGGTTCAGGCGAAGATGCTCAATATTTCAACTGGTCCACACTGATGCAAGGCTTGAGAAATGTGATCAGAGGATCCTGTTGTGACTGACGGACTGCAGAATGTGTATCATGAGATTAGCTACAAAAATCAGCTTTTCTTCAACATTACAAAAAATGTAATGTAGAGGGGGTGGGGGTTATGGGACTTTTTGACCAAACAGTGGGATCGATACCTGGAAGCCAAGTCATAGAACTGTCAAGGGGTTTTGCTAAAGATCTTGGGAGGGATGTAGCTTCTTATTCAAAATGGTAAGAttatttatgcaccaaaagATTTACCAGAACAATGACCATTGAAGGATTCATTACTTTAGGCCTCCCTAAATGGTTGTTCTGGGAGAAAGAATTCACTCCTTTCCACAGAGGACATGGAAAAGACCATCATACATGGGGTAAAGAACTAGCTTCCCCTAGAATAGCAACTTTAACACACTCATTGGTttgtgagagatagagagtttGAATTGGAATGAATCTCACCTTGCCCACTTTGTTGGGTAGTGATGATATTTATAAACTTGAATTCAAAGTATTGTTACATTCGTATCTGTTACAATGGGATAAACCCAATTAGTTACAACAGCTAGTTTTAGATAAGTGTTgactaattcaaataaaattgaatatttgaaatACCAACGGATCCTTATCCTTAACATCCCCCTCAAGTGGAAGTTGGTCTCGAACGATCTTCAACTTGTTACGAATCATTTCAAAGCAGAACGTGATAAGGATTTGGTGAAAATATCCGCTAGCTGATCGCGAGTGGAGATGAATTTGACTTCAAGCAAGCCTTGCATGCAACCAAGTGACGAACGAAGTGAAAATCCACCTCTATGTGTTTGGTGCGTGCATGGAACAATGGATTCACCGTGAGATAAGTAGCTCCTAAGTTATCACACCAAAGTACCGGAGGCTTTGCTTGTGGCACACCAAGTTCTTGTAAGAGAGATTTAATCCAGACCAGCTCGCACAGAGCATTGCAAGCGCCTATATTCAGATTCGTTGAAGATCGAGCGATTGTATTTTGTTTACGAGCACCATGATATTAGGTTGTTGCCAAGAAATATTGCAAACCCACTGTAGACCGTCTCGTCATCGGGCATCCAGCCCAATCAAGATCGCTAAAGGCATTGAGGGTGGGAGATGTAGAGTGGTGAGAAGAAGGCCATGTGAAACGGTTTCTTTAAGATACCGTAGTATGCGTTGACTGCTTGCCAATGTTCATCGTTGGGGTTTGGAGATATTGGCATACTTTGTTAACGTAATATGATATGTCCGGCCTTGTTAATGTGGCATCTGGAGGGCTCCCACCGTACTACGATATGTTGttgcatcaaccaatggcttcCTTGAGCTTGTGATAATCGGGTATTGATAGCCATAGGTGTATGGACTGGTTTGACACCATCCATGCCACTTTTTGAGAAGATCTCGtaatatatttttgttgagAGAGCACAATACCTTTAGAACATTGAAGCACATCCACGCCAAGGAAATAATGCAATTTTCCCAAATCACGAATGGCAAACTCCTGCTGTAGAGAAGTAATGGTATGATGGAGTAGTGTGGGATTAGAGCCAGTGATGactatgtcatctacgtacaccAACATATAAACATAATGAGAGGCCTGCTTAAGAATAAATAATGAGGTGTCGGTTTTGGATCCTTCAAACCCCAAAGTAAGTAGATAGGCACTCAATCTTTGAAACCAAGCCCTTGGCGCttgcttcaaaccatacaacGCCTTATGTAACCGGCATAGATACTGTGGTTTAGTGGGATCAATAAATCCTTGAGGCTGtttcatataaacttcctccttGAGTGTTCCATGTAAGAAAGCACATTACTTACATCCAATTGGCGCATCTCCCGGTTGTTTCTGCCGCCAAGGATAACACACCAACTGTAGTAGGCTTTACCACGGGACTAAATGTCTCTCGTAATCGATACCTTTCCCGTGGTTGTAGCCTTTGGCCACTAATCGGGCCTTGTAGCGCTCAATCGTACCATCCGCTTTTCTTTTTATTCGAAACACCCACTTAGAGCCAATTACATTTCGATGGGACTGTGGTGGAACTAAACTCCAAGTTCCATTTTTTAACAAGGCATTGAACTCCATTTCCATAGCTGTCCGCCACTTATCATGTTTGTTAGCCTCTCGTGAAACAAGTAGGTTCAACCTCAATGGGCCCTTCATAAGTGGGCAGATGGCAAAGGATAACGTGTTGATGGCCTTGGATTGGATCTTAGTTGCATCGGGTGAGTCCTTGTGAGAGGCGCCGCAAGTAAATGACTCGGGCTTGTGAAGATATTGAATTAGGAGGCAAGGAAGGTTGTGGATCTGCAATAACCCCCGCAACATTATTCATAGCATTTGATCCTCGTTCGTTAGTAGATGGGGTAGGGATCACATCGCATTGGCAATAATCGGTGAATAATTGTAGGTAGGCGGGGAGAGTGGAGATGATGAAGGTGTAGTATGTGAAGTCATACCAGATGAAGTGCCTGCTGTTCTTGGACTCTGTAACGGACGTGTATCAAAGGTGGATATTGATAACCATGGTTGAGGTGGGAGTGAATGTGGTTGTGTGCTTTGAATATGAGTGGCAAAAGGAAAGTGATCCTCAATAAACCGAGCATGGCGAGCAATGTACATGCGGTTTGTTTTTAGATCCAAACATCTCGTAGCCATGATGCAGAGGGTCGTATCCCATAAAAACACACAAAGTAGAGCGGAGAGAGAACTTATGAGAATTATAGGGCGCAAGAGAGGATAGACAAGacaaccaaaaattttgaagaaagaaTAGTTGGGTGTAAGATTATACAAGACTTGTATAGGAGATTTATTTTTGTGAAGAACAGTGGGTAAACGATTTATGAGATAAATTGCAGTTTCAAAAGCAAACGACCAATATTTTAGTGGGATGGAAGCATGAGCAAGAAGTGTTAAACCCGTGTCTA
This window harbors:
- the LOC122660905 gene encoding galactomannan galactosyltransferase 1-like isoform X2, whose protein sequence is MASPPSDQLLLRTAATTTSTATGTAKPQFRNKSSSTLTDGIIFIGGAMAAMLLVWVLWSFVDHPGPNNFSTSVADPKTTTTTASEVFTAKYDCSINLRHDPPSPTFYDDPNLIYSVGGGEPMKNWDEKRREWLKQHPSFAAGVEDRILLVTGSQPSPCRNPIGDHLLLRFFKNKVDYCRIHGYDIFYNNALLHLEMSSYWAKIPVVKAAMLAHPEAEWIWWVDSDAAFTDMEFKLPLDRYREHNLVVHGWANLIYETKEPSWVGLNAGVFLIRNCQWSMDLMEEWASMGPQTPAYKEWGQKLRSTFKDKLFPESDDQSGLLYLMLKGKQRWAERIYLENQYYFEGYWVEIMGTLERIGERYEEMERRMRLLRRRHAEKVSEHYGEA
- the LOC122662607 gene encoding heptahelical transmembrane protein 4-like, which encodes MGSDNKNYEILGVSREEFEKDPIPSGREDGNESFCSKEGKGKRLWKKVKYQLVEYHSLPAYLRDNEFILGHYRSEWPLKQIFLSIFSIHNETLNVWTHLIGFFLFLALTIYTAMKVPKVVDLHSLQHFPDVLKKADLHKIHSELLTCIPSIPNMADLHRLRDELKSSLSSMDLLPSPSGWHIVELLSNCLPERFSNGNHTDVCVLHGMKEDMANIIAPLMVRPITRWPFFAFLGGAMFCLLASSTCHLLSCHSKRLSYIMLRLDYAGIAALISTSFYPPVYYAFMCKPFFCNLYLGCITILGIATIIVSLLPFFQKPEFRNIRTSLFFGMGMSGVAPILHKLILFGNQPEALHTTGYEILMGIFYGIGALVYVTRIPERWKPGKFDIAGHSHQVFHVLVVAGAYTHYRASLVYLRWREQKGC
- the LOC122660905 gene encoding galactomannan galactosyltransferase 1-like isoform X1, which encodes MASPPSDQLLLRTAATTTSTATGTAKPQFRNKSSSTLTDGIIFIGGAMAAMLLVWVLWSFVDHPGPNNFSTSVADPKTTTTTASEVFTAKYDCSINLRHDPPSPTFYDDPNLIYSVGGGEPMKNWDEKRREWLKQHPSFAAGVEDRILLVTGSQPSPCRNPIGDHLLLRFFKNKVDYCRIHGYDIFYNNALLHLEMSSYWAKIPVVKAAMLAHPEAEWIWWVDSDAAFTDMEFKLPLDRYREHNLVVHGWANLIYETKEPSWVGLNAGVFLIRNCQWSMDLMEEWASMGPQTPAYKEWGQKLRSTFKDKLFPESDDQSGLLYLMLKGKQRWAERIYLENQYYFEGYWVEIMGTLERIGERYEEMERRMRLLRRRHAEKVSEHYGEAWESYLELERERDGNGGKGSWRRPFITHFTGCQPCSGDHNQMYAGESCWQGMEKALNFADNQVLRSFGFVHTHLLNSSSVSPLSF